Within the Glycine soja cultivar W05 chromosome 3, ASM419377v2, whole genome shotgun sequence genome, the region AAATCTCTTGTCTGCAAACTTCACAAAGCCATCTATGGTCTTAAACAAGCCCCTCGGGCTTGGTTTGACAGATTAAAAGACCAGCTTCTGCAACTTGGTTTCCATTCCAGCAAGTGTTATCCATCACTTTTTGTTTACTCCAAGACCTTGTCAATTGTTTATATGTTGATCTATGTTAATGATATAATCATCATAGGTAACAATCTTGCATCGTTGCAACAGCTTGTTACCAAGTTTCATCATGCTTTCTCCCTCACGGATCTGAGTGTCCTTGACTATGTCCTTGGAGTTGAGGTCAAACAACAACATGATGGGTCTATTATACTCACTAAAGCCAAGTATATTTGGGATTTgctatccaaaaaaaatatgtctGAGGCAAAGCCTATATCCTCTCTTATGGTAATGGGCTGCAAGCTAACAAAGTAGGGTACTGGTCCTCTTCCCAATCCCTTCATGTATAAATCAGTTGTGGGTTGCTCTATAGTATGCTTCTATTACTAGACCTAAGATAAGCTTTTCTTTAAACAAAGTCTACCAGTTTATGAGTCATCCTCTTAAGACCCACTGGGTGGCAGTTAAAAGGATATTGTGGTATCTCAAGGGAACCATCTCGTGGGGCTTGCATCTCAAGCCTCCTTTTGCACCtatttttatcacaactttCTGTGATGCTAATTGGGCCTTTGATCCAGATGATAGACGATTGAACTTTGGCGCTTGTGTCTTCTTTGGCCCGAATCTCATCTCCTGGTGATCTAAGAAGCAATCTGTTATTGCACGCTCAAGTTTAGAAGCTGAATATAGAAGTCATGCTTTGGCCACTACTGAAGTTTCCtagcttcaatctcttctctttGAGCTTACCGTTAAACATATTGTTCTTGTGATCCATTGTGACAACATGAGCATTGTCTCTAGCTCATAACCTTATTCTACATGCTCAAACCAAACACATGGAACTTGATCTATTTTTTGTCAGAGAGAAGGTCCTTAGGAAGTTGCTAAAAATGGTCTATGTTTCTGCCCTTGATCAATATCCTAATATTCTCACCAAGGCTCTGTCTCCTACTCATTTTGATTTGTGAAAAACCAAGCTCACAATGTGTGATTCCTTTTCTTCTGCTCAGAATCACCCACCATGAGCTTACGGGGGAGTATTGGAGTATACTTACTCCGTTTAGTATTTTTACTTTGTGTATTCTGTTATCTGTTGTTTGTAAGTTGTTGGTGAATTGTCAGTTAGTTACAGTTAAGCTGTGAGCTATCATTTAGTTACAATTCTAACAATAGTTAGTTTGTAACAGATTGGGTTAGCTAACAGTTagtatctctctctctctctatatatatatagagagagatgaCATAATCCTTTTGTAACTTGTCTTTCTTTTACTTGATCAAAGAGAAATCATAGTTTATCAAACTCTATTATGGAGGAGTTGCAAAATTCCCTTGAAGCACATGAACAACAAGTCAATGAGGGGCAGAATGGTGAAAGGGCTCAAGAACAAGCTTTGCAGGCTCAAACTAGTCACAAAAACAAAGGTGTAGGTGGCTcgaacaagaaaaaggaaaaatggaagGGAGGAAGAAGTGAAGGAGCAGATGAATCCTTGAATGGTCAAAATCAGTATCATATTGAACATGATCATGGTGAATATTCAAATAGAAGAAGTGTGAAATACAATAAATCACACAATGAGAGTTGAATACCATGttagataaatattataaaattttacaatgaAAGTTGTTTGATAAACAAAACAGTTTATAAGGATTATTGTCCAGTGACAAGAACTATGTTCTTAAGCAAAGATTGATTGTGTCTAATGATATATAAAACGTAGTTCAAGTGAAAGACTTGTGTGCAAGGATATGTCAATAATAtgctttaaaaatactttaacaAGCTAAAGGAGAGTAATAGAAACActtaattttatattggttcatttAACATGAGCTAcgcataatttttctttaccaaCTAGTAAAAGATTCTACTAATCAAACTTAATTACGACAAATATTCTTTCTTGCCATTCTTGACTTACAAATATTCTCTAAGTTATTATTGACACAACCCTTAGATTTTTCTTGAATCTAAGAACACCTAAGTATTATTTAGTCATTAAGTCATTTCTAACTTtcacaaataataatttgaaataaaagcataaattatttttaaaataatataacataataattatataaattaaatttaattaatagattTTACATTATGGTAATAGATTAAATAAACtgtaaatcaaatcaaactacacaaaatttgatttaaatttgatgtgatatatatttaaatcaaatcaaactatattcttattttatatttagtttgaattaatttttgtttaaaaaatggaACTAAATCGCAACATCAACATCCCtagtatttattttgtttatggtaGGAACAGGTTGTGACTATTGATCACCTCCGTAAAGTGTAAAACTTTGGATGTTTTTTAAGAAGTGTTATCATTTAATAACATATTACTtgatacattttattattagttaatgtTTATTAAGAActataaaatagagaaaaaaatgttaaataagcAGTGGAATTTAcaagaatttataattttaaataaatttaatcataattaatagtGAAACAtgtattcaaattaataatttcttgtAAATTACCAAAGtggcatattttaaaaaaaaatttcatgcaaGTGTAAGAGGATTATCTGAAAGTTGATTTTGCTTTTGGAAAATTAATTTGTGgcaatttttataactttttttacaatttttaaatgcCACATTTTCCGACAGTGGGAAATAAccacaattttataaaagtaaaatcaaTATAGTTAACTTACTCCatacacatattttttaaagttaaagtgTATTACCTTGATAATAATACAACTAAGAGAAAAATTATACTATCacctttagaaatttttttagattacacacgatatttctatttttttttgtcctgcTCCATAcccttaattatttgaaatacattatattaacattttttagatTACACACGATAATTATACATCACACTAACcccttaattgtttaaaaatgattatatcATGTACCCGGATAAGAGAAATTGCTGATTGGCTGGCCAAGAATGAACTTCGTCAAACAAGTGTCTGTTGATGGCCTCTTATTGGCAAATGCTTCTGGTGTTTCCTATATTAgggaatattttgttttgtcatttctgtttttattatttctcactcatgaaaaaaatataagagaagTCGTTATCAACATTAAAAACGTATTATATACAAtctaaaaaaatcatagaaGATGCCACTATAATTTATCTATACCTTATTCTAATATAAATCAATCTCTCGGTCGTGGGATTTAATTTAGTTAGTTGAAAAGTGCTCGGTCATGagatttaatttagttaattgaAAAGTGTGTTagctattataaatttttttacataattttttattcccgccattaaaaaaatcaatctctCTCCTAGAGAGTGTTATACTTCCCATTGTGCATATTTAACTTTACCAAAAATATAGAGActgaaaatacatttttactttaattaatttttcataatattgCAATAAGCCAAGTATTTTGTTTTCATAGCAGTTAAGTTAAATTGTATCTTCAGtggcaaaaaatataaatcaaatgcAAAAAGGTGTTCTTTGAATAAGACTAAAAATTATCCGGGAAGTATTATATCATTTATCCTAAAGTACTTCTTAAACTAATTAAACTATATTAGTCTATAAAGTATTACAAATCATGCTACATAGTTTTACACCTTTGAATAAGACTAACAATTATCCGGGAAGTATTATACCATTTATcctaaaatactaattaaactATATTAGTCTTTAAAGTATTACAAATCATGCTACATAGTTTCTCAAGTATTGAAAAATTCTTCAAATTAGTCTCTCAATGCTAGTAAAATATATCAATCCAGAGACTAACTTAAGGAACATTCAATACTTTAAGAACTActtgtataatttataatttaattaatttaaggaCTATTTGGGAGACTACATTGATAGTTTATTCAAATACCTATCAAGCAATCTCTTGGCTATATAACACCGGCTAAACAAATAAGGACGATATAGATTAGAGTCTGAAACTAATTATCTGATGTAACTGTTTCACGGTCAAGGTCCACCTTAGACCACTTACTAATACGATTACGGGCTATAATTACCTGCACAATGACAATGATTTCATCAAGTTCTATATCAAATATCTAATATTAACTTACATTAAGAATCAATGAGAGGAAAATGAATCAAATACCTGCTCATCCCAATTAGTTTTGTAGGTGATTATAGTTAGGACTATTGTTTGAATCAGTGTCCCAAACAACATTCCAATCCAAATACCCTACAGAAGAAAGTTTTTCCAATCAATGAAATAGGAATCCAGAGcaatttgaaaatgaagaaagtaTAGCATAATAGCCTACCTTGACTTGCAAGTGAATAATGTTACCAAGCACTATTCCAACTGGAATACCTATGAGGTAATAACACCCTATGTTCACATATGCTACAATGCTTTGCCACCCTGCTCCAACAGCCACCCCTATTGAAATCATATAATTTCATGTCGTTCAGACTGTAAAAACAATAGGGTTCAAATCTTAAACTATTAAAAGTTCTTTAAACCAAGACACCAAGATTTATAAAGCATACCTGAGAGTACAGGTTGAATACTGTTTAGTAACAAAGAAACTGCTAACAAAGGTGACAAATCCCCCACAGCAGTAGCCACATCTTCGTTTGAAGTAAAGAGATAAGCtactttttctcttaaaaataagaaaagaacaaataaaataaaaccaattGAAAAGGATGTAAGCACTGTCACAACTATAGAGAACTTTGCATCTTTTGAGCTTCCTCTTCCAAGTTCATTTGCCACTCGAACACTgctaattaagaaatataaagcTAATATTACACGGCAAACAAACAACAtgaaaatttgatatatatatatatatatatatatatatatatatatatatatatatatatatatatatatatacactatttTCTAAATGATGACAAAAACAATGACTACAACCATAGAAAGGTAAAGTATGTAATTTACCTTGCTGCAGCCATGAAACCAAATGCTATCATCATTTCCCATCCATTGATGTTAATactgtaaataataaaatttaatctcaaTATGCCAAGAGAGAAGAGCATACTTTAAGTCTGGCCAATAAAATCAACAACATAAAATAGAAACTCAACATAGATATGCTATAGTGCAAAGGATTACCATATGGATAGAGCATCAATTTGAACCTCAGCGTTTTTCATATTACCAGTCAAAAGAATCAATATTGTGTTGTACCAGAGCTCAAGACTGTAAAATATACAACAACTTCCAAGTTAGGATGCATCTAACTTTAGTAATCCATTCCTAATTTCCCATACAAATTAAGGAAATCCAAATTTATTTCACAATCATGGCATTTCTAAGGACCTTAACCCCTTTAGTTGATTGAGAACAAAGCTCACCATAACATGGCACCAGCTGAAAGGGAAAGCTTGACAACAGGCCAAAGATCTTTGAATGCTAAAGAAGAGAAACCTTTCCATGTTTCAGGGCACCAACCGCATGTAATAAATATTAGTTGACCAACATTGGGAATCCAATATGCCAAAATTGTTGAAATCATTGCACCAGGAATCCCATACTTGAATTGTATTGTGAATAGCCAAGAGAGGGACACATGAATGATTATTGATAATGTTGCCAAGAATGCAATTATGACATTCTTGCTTTGAGATTGAAGGAATGTCTGACAGTTGAATGACACAATATAAGCAAATAAGATTGGAATTGACCAAAGAGAAACGTTTCTTGCCACTCGTGCTATGCTCTCATCTTGGCCTAAGAGAGTCAAAATTGGGCTTGTGAAGATGAACAACGGAAGAAGGCAGAGTGCAGTTAAGAATAAAACTATCGATGATCTTTGAAGATACACTCCCATCATGTCATATTCTTTTGCACCGTATGCTTGTCCGCAAAGTGTTGACAACGCACTTGACATTCCTAACTACAATCGCCAGTTCACACCCACAAATAATTTGTGTTATTCCTTGCCTATACTTCTCCACTGAATAAATAGTATTGTTGGCCAATAGCCATATGAAgttgaattatatatacatataacatGATGAAAGCTGCACTGATCAACAACAATGTAATTTTGTAATATGTTTTTGGCTCATCTTTCTTTTAGAATTTGCAAAGTTCGGATCTTGTTCCAGCAAAAATTTTATCCATCTTCAAccctaaataaattataatgtatCATTTTATGATCCGTAGCTAAGGTTCTGATATCCgaatttatgtatatatatatatatatatatatgacatataaaaaacatgacatttataaaaaaaatattcgatGATGTAAAAGTTATCATAATAGGTTCAGTTGTGCTTAGGGCTAAAAAAATGAcaccttataattttatatttatgaagaTGAAAATTTATGCACAAACGAGAAATCCAAACCTTGTTGTCAATTtcataaggaaaaagaaaatttagcctatatttttaaaaaaattactacttTTGGTTTTGattcttgatatatatatatatatatatatatatatatatatatatatatatatatatatatatagttttagttcctatattatttttcttgtttttaattaGTCCATTTGAAAATCCtattgtaccaaaaaaaaatctcttttttctttctctctaggtattggaaagcttttggctgTCTATCAAACATTTTCCTTAATATATACAAGGATTCACAAATATTGTTGACAAAATTATGTATCATATTCATTGCCTATGAGTTTAACAGATGAACAGttcttaaaaataacaaaatgctTTATAAGCACTCTCAAATTCTGGCctaggaaaaaaagaaattgtgaGTAAGAACATAACATACCAGAATACCATTGGCAAAGCGTATGATGACAGTGAATACAAGAGCATAAGCAGCGAGTTCCTTTGAACCAATGTGACCAATAAATGCTTGGCTTATAACACTGAGGCCAAAGGTGGTGAACCTAGTAAATATGGCTGGTGCTGCCACTATCCACATCACCTTGCTCTCTTCCCAC harbors:
- the LOC114405705 gene encoding protein DETOXIFICATION 23-like isoform X4 → MSSEPQTPSSILILRSPQKKARKMEGNLKQKLLSREKISEEEENLSLVKRVWEESKVMWIVAAPAIFTRFTTFGLSVISQAFIGHIGSKELAAYALVFTVIIRFANGILLGMSSALSTLCGQAYGAKEYDMMGVYLQRSSIVLFLTALCLLPLFIFTSPILTLLGQDESIARVARNVSLWSIPILFAYIVSFNCQTFLQSQSKNVIIAFLATLSIIIHVSLSWLFTIQFKYGIPGAMISTILAYWIPNVGQLIFITCGWCPETWKGFSSLAFKDLWPVVKLSLSAGAMLCLELWYNTILILLTGNMKNAEVQIDALSICININGWEMMIAFGFMAAASVRVANELGRGSSKDAKFSIVVTVLTSFSIGFILFVLFLFLREKVAYLFTSNEDVATAVGDLSPLLAVSLLLNSIQPVLSV
- the LOC114405603 gene encoding uncharacterized protein LOC114405603; the encoded protein is MAFYKTKSICSSLQVLTFPTNLLSANFTKPSMVLNKPLGLGNNLASLQQLVTKFHHAFSLTDLSVLDYVLGVEVKQQHDGSIILTKAKYIWDLLSKKNMSEAKPISSLMYASITRPKISFSLNKVYQFMSHPLKTHWVAVKRILWYLKGTISWGLHLKPPFAPIFITTFCDANWAFDPDDRRLNFGACVFFGPNLISW
- the LOC114405705 gene encoding protein DETOXIFICATION 21-like isoform X1 produces the protein MSSEPQTPSSILILRSPQKKARKMEGNLKQKLLSREKISEEEENLSLVKRVWEESKVMWIVAAPAIFTRFTTFGLSVISQAFIGHIGSKELAAYALVFTVIIRFANGILLGMSSALSTLCGQAYGAKEYDMMGVYLQRSSIVLFLTALCLLPLFIFTSPILTLLGQDESIARVARNVSLWSIPILFAYIVSFNCQTFLQSQSKNVIIAFLATLSIIIHVSLSWLFTIQFKYGIPGAMISTILAYWIPNVGQLIFITCGWCPETWKGFSSLAFKDLWPVVKLSLSAGAMLCLELWYNTILILLTGNMKNAEVQIDALSICININGWEMMIAFGFMAAASVRVANELGRGSSKDAKFSIVVTVLTSFSIGFILFVLFLFLREKVAYLFTSNEDVATAVGDLSPLLAVSLLLNSIQPVLSGVAVGAGWQSIVAYVNIGCYYLIGIPVGIVLGNIIHLQVKGIWIGMLFGTLIQTIVLTIITYKTNWDEQVIIARNRISKWSKVDLDRETVTSDN